One window of the Balaenoptera ricei isolate mBalRic1 chromosome X, mBalRic1.hap2, whole genome shotgun sequence genome contains the following:
- the LOC132357728 gene encoding phospholipid-transporting ATPase VA-like: MNCDVLWCVLLLVCMSLFSAVGHGLWVQRYQEKKSLFDVPESDGTSLSPVTAAVYSFLTMIIVLQVLIPISLYVSIEIVKVCQVYFINQDIELYDEETDSQLQCRALNITEDLGQIQYIFSDKTGTLTENKMVFRRCTVSGIEYSHDANARRLARYQEADSEEEEVVPRGGSLPQRSSTGSHQSIRIVHLSQSTRSHRRTSSRAEAKRASMLSKHTAFSSPMEKDITPDLKLLEKVSECDRYLAFARHQEHPLAHLSPELSDIFDFFIALTICNTVVVTSPDQPRQKVRVRFELKSPVKTIEDFLRRFTPSRLASGCSSIGSMATNKSAHKSSLLSTLATDGTLFRLEERLGPPAPALTSNGYSSGADGWAPECSAQEPEPERELRYEAESPDEAALVYAARAYSCALVDRLHDQVSVELPHLGRLTFELLHTLGFDSIRKRMSVVIRHPLTDEINVYTKGADSVVMDLLLPCSTDDARGRHQKKIRSKTQNYLNLYAVEGLRTLCIAKRVLSKEEYACWLKSHLEAESALDNREELLFQSAIRLETNLHLLGATGIEDRLQDGVPETIAKLRQAGLQIWVLTGDKQETAINIAYACKLLDHDEEVITLNAESQEACAALLDQCLHYVQSRTPHSAAEKTAGGVSVGFSPLCSPSAAAISGPSPSLVIDGRSLAYALERNLEDKFLFLAKQCRSVLCCRSTPLQKSMVVKLVRSKLKAMTLAIGDGANDVSMIQVADVGVGLSGQEGMQAVMASDFAVPKFRYLERLLIVHGHWCYSRLANMVLYFFYKNTMFVGLLFWFQFYCGFSASAMIDQWYLIFFNLLFSSLPQLVTGVLDKVVLADVLLTKPQLYKTGQNMEEYRPRTFWLNMADAAFQSLVCFFIPYLAYHDSDTDMFTWGTPITTIALFTFLLHLGIETKTWTWLNWMACGFSILLFFTVALIYNASCAMCYPPSNPYWTMQTLMGDPVFYFICLIAPVAALLPRLFFKALQGSLFPTQLQLGRQLVRRSPRKLRAPKETFAQGHLPGEPRTEPSEQRSISALGSFSQDCSSQVFWHSQQPACSPEASGVPTVVDMGVSLREDTLLEGLGSQTTGSSSPGEVIPEGCPGDPKMKPTSASRAAALSSIFSLPSLSSLNWISSLSLVSGLGSVLQFSQSGLQMDKRDSEFLPSPPQPDQDLQGLSGQTTDYF, from the coding sequence ATGAACTGTGACGTGCTCTGGTGTGTCCTCCTCCTCGTTTGTATGTCTCTGTTTTCGGCCGTCGGACATGGACTATGGGTGCAGCGCTATCAAGAGAAGAAATCATTATTTGATGTCCCTGAGTCTGACGGCACCTCTTTATCCCCAGTCACAGCTGCAGTTTATTCGTTTTTGACAATGATAATAGTTCTGCAGGTTTTGATCCCAATTTCCTTGTATGTTTCCATTGAAATTGTTAAAGTATGCCAAGTGTACTTCATTAACCAGGATATAGAGTTGTATGATGAGGAGACAGACTCGCAGCTGCAGTGCCGAGCCCTGAACATCACGGAAGACCTAGGGCAGATACAGTATATCTTCTCCGATAAAACTGGCACTTTAACCGAGAATAAGATGGTTTTCCGAAGATGCACTGTGTCTGGCATAGAATATTCTCATGATGCAAATGCCCGGCGTCTGGCCAGGTACCAGGAGGCAGactcggaggaggaggaggtggtgccCAGAGGGGGCTCGCTGCCCCAGCGCAGCAGCACCGGGAGCCACCAAAGCATCCGAATTGTGCATCTGAGCCAGAGCACCAGGTCACACCGGCGCACCAGCAGCCGTGCCGAGGCCAAGAGGGCCAGCATGCTGTCCAAGCACACAGCCTTCAGCAGCCCCATGGAGAAGGACATAACGCCCGACCTGAAGCTGCTGGAGAAGGTGAGCGAGTGTGACAGGTACCTGGCCTTTGCAAGGCACCAGGAGCACCCACTGGCCCACCTCTCACCTGAGCTGTCTGACATTTTCGACTTCTTCATTGCACTCACCATCTGCAACACAGTGGTGGTCACGTCCCCGGATCAGCCGCGACAAAAGGTGAGGGTGCGCTTCGAGCTGAAGTCCCCGGTGAAGACAATAGAAGATTTCCTCCGGAGGTTCACGCCCAGCCGCCTGGCCTCGGGCTGCAGCAGCATTGGGAGCATGGCCACCAACAAGTCGGCGCACAAGTCCAGCCTCCTGTCCACGCTGGCCACCGACGGCACGCTGTTCCGGCTGGAGGAGAGGCTGGGCCCGCCGGCCCCGGCCCTCACCAGCAATGGCTACAGCAGCGGGGCGGACGGCTGGGCACCAGAGTGCTCAGCACAGGAGCCCGAGCCCGAGCGGGAGCTGCGCTACGAGGCCGAGAGCCCCGACGAGGCAGCGCTCGTCTATGCCGCCCGCGCCTACAGCTGCGCGCTCGTGGACCGACTGCACGACCAGGTGTCGGTAGAGCTGCCCCACCTGGGCAGGCTCACCTTCGAGCTCCTGCACACTCTGGGCTTCGACTCCATCCGCAAGAGGATGTCGGTGGTGATCCGGCACCCACTCACGGACGAGATCAACGTCTACACCAAGGGGGCTGACTCGGTGGTCATGGACCTCCTGCTGCCCTGCTCCACAGATGACGCCAGAGGAAGGCATCAAAAGAAGATCCGGAGCAAGACTCAGAACTACCTCAACCTGTACGCGGTGGAGGGCCTGCGCACCTTGTGCATCGCCAAGAGGGTTCTGAGTAAGGAAGAGTATGCCTGTTGGCTGAAGAGCCACTTGGAAGCGGAATCCGCCCTGGACAACCGCGAGGAGCTCCTGTTTCAGTCTGCCATTCGCCTGGAGACGAATCTGCATCTGTTGGGTGCCACTGGGATTGAAGACCGCCTGCAGGACGGAGTTCCTGAAACCATTGCTAAATTGCGTCAAGCAGGCCTGCAGATTTGGGTTCTCACCGGTGACAAACAGGAAACAGCCATTAACATCGCTTACGCCTGCAAACTGCTGGACCACGACGAGGAAGTCATCACCCTGAACGCCGAATCCCAGGAGGCGTGTGCAGCCCTGCTGGACCAGTGCCTACACTATGTGCAGTCCAGGACCCCCCACAGTGCCGCCGAGAAGACCGCTGGCGGCGTGAGCGTGGGCTTCTCCCCCCTCTGCTCGCCCTCTGCAGCCGCCATCtctggccccagccccagccttgtGATCGATGGGAGAAGTCTGGCCTATGCCCTCGAGAGAAACCTGGAGGACAAATTCCTCTTCCTTGCTAAGCAGTGCCGGTCTGTCCTTTGCTGTCGCTCGACTCCCCTGCAGAAGAGCATGGTGGTGAAGCTGGTCAGGAGCAAGCTCAAGGCCATGACTCTGGCCATAGGAGATGGAGCCAATGACGTCAGCATGATCCAGGTGGCAGATGTGGGCGTGGGACTCTCAGGCCAGGAGGGCATGCAGGCAGTGATGGCCAGCGACTTCGCAGTGCCCAAATTCCGATACCTTGAGAGGCTCTTAATCGTTCATGGACATTGGTGCTATTCCCGACTTGCCAACATGGTGCTGTACTTCTTCTACAAAAACAcaatgttcgtgggcctcctgtttTGGTTCCAGTTTTACTGTGGCTTCTCTGCGTCTGCCATGATTGACCAGTGGTATCTGATCTTCTTTAATCTGCTCTTCTCATCGCTTCCCCAGCTTGTGACTGGGGTGCTGGACAAGGTCGTGCTGGCTGACGTGCTGCTGACCAAGCCGCAGCTCTACAAGACTGGCCAGAACATGGAGGAATATCGGCCTCGTACGTTCTGGTTGAACATGGCTGATGCTGCCTTCCAGAGCCTCGTGTGTTTTTTCATTCCCTATTTGGCCTACCACGACTCAGACACAGACATGTTCACCTGGGGgacccccatcaccaccatcgCGCTGTTCACCTTCCTCCTGCACCTGGGTATAGAAACCAAGACCTGGACCTGGCTCAACTGGATGGCTTGTGGCTTCagtatccttttatttttcactgtggctttgatttatAATGCTTCCTGTGCAATGTGCTACCCTCCGTCCAACCCCTATTGGACCATGCAGACGTTAATGGGCGACCCTGTGTTTTACTTCATTTGTCTCATAGCACCTGTCGCCGCGCTGCTGCCCAGATTGTTTTTCAAAGCCCTGCAGGGGAGCCTTTTCCCCACCCAACTGCAGCTGGGACGCCAGTTGGTCAGAAGGTCCCCCAGGAAACTCAGGGCTCCCAAAGAGACCTTTGCTCAGGGACACCTCCCAGGAGAACCGAGGACGGAACCGTCAGAACAGAGGAGCATCAGTGCCTTGGGGTCCTTCTCCCAGGACTGTAGCTCGCAGGTGTTTTGGCACTCACAACAGCCAGCCTGCTCCCCAGAGGCCAGCGGGGTGCCCACCGTGGTGGACATGGGCGTGTCTCTGAGGGAGGACACCCTGCTGGAAGGCCTGGGCAGCCAGACCACGGGGTCCTCCTCACCAGGGGAGGTGATCCCGGAAGGCTGTCCAGGGGACCCCAAGATGAAACCCACAAGTGCCAGCAGGGCAGCTGCCCTGTCGTCCATCTTCAGCCTGCCCAGCCTCAGCTCACTCAACTggatttcctccctctctctggtCAGCGGGCTGGGAAGCGTCCTACAGTTCTCCCAAAGTGGTTTACAGATGGACAAGCGGGACAGCGAGTTCCTACCCAGCCCCCCGCAGCCAGACCAGGACCTGCAAGGCTTGAGTGGGCAGACCACGGACTACTTCTAG